ATTCTTCTTGACATCAATACCTGAAGCAAACTTTACAGATGTTACCAGCCATTTATTGAAATCTAATTGACTACTTAAAGTTGACTGCATCAAATTACAAACTCCGGTGCAACTAAAGGTATCTCACAAAGTCTCATCAACGACACACATTTCCACAAGATAATTATTCAGTTGTTGCATCAAATACATAGAACATTGACAATGGACTGAAAATCAAGAGGCAGAGAGAGGCAAACAatttcatttaatcattttccCACATTTATCAAGTATGTCAACTCAAAATATTCTGGGAATAGCATTCTCATAATATGATCCATCCCTATCCTTCAACCATTTTCTCTCATTCACTGATTCAAGAATTTGGTTAGATCCAAACAATCTAATCATGAACTTACTAGGAGTGTCACCAAGAAGGGCAGTAAATGGCTGCCATAGGCCGCGTGAATTTTCAGCTCTAGTTTGAATAGCTCTGAGCTTTGAAGCAGCAACCATCTTCATAGCCTGCGTAATCTTCTGAATATTTTTGACACTCTTCATACAATAAAATTGTAGCACCAAAGCCTCAAGAGAAGCTGCTTGGAGCTCGTATAAGAGGCAAATGTTATTACCTTTGTGTCGGAATGCTTGTGGCCGTTTGCCTTCTGGTAGTATTAAATTGGATAATTAAGAATATGTTAGTGGGCTGGATTTGAACCGTTTCAAATGGGCTGAATTTgagatgcggtttggtaaaagaggtaagctaagcccaaggtatattggaccatttgaggtacttaagcgagtaggggaggtggcttatgaattagccttgcctccagggctgtcaggagtgcatccggtatttcatgtgtctatgttgaaaagataccatggggatggaaactacatcattcgttgggattcagttctgcttgatgagaatttaacttatgaggaggagcctgttgccatccTAGATAGAGAAATCCGCAAATNTGTAATAATAAAATGGAAACAATAAAATTGTAGCACCAAAGTTATATCACAGATTCATGAAcacatctaaaaaaaaataaaatgtgagccTATACTACATGGACTCAGCTAATGATCTGGTTAAGTTAAAGTGTGTGCAAGTATCCTAAAAAAAGGCGGTGTGCAAGTATCCGATACAGGTACATGCAATATTTGTGTGTAAGCTCCGATAAATGTACATCCAGTCTCTTGCTAATTTGCCTGTATTTTCAATATCATGCACAAAGTACCATCACCCATGTCACACCAGCGACAAGGCTACGCTAAGGCAACAAAAAAATCCATGTACCAGAAAGTGAGCCTACAACAGCATCAACTTCAGCAAATAGCTggcaacaataaaaaaaaaaatagtgggTGTGCTTCAAACAAAGTAGTAACAAAGAAGATTTAAGGCATCATAACCTGTGTGTAGTTAAGAGGATTTTTCTGCAACTCAGTCATGACCAGCTCAATGTCCTTTTTCGAATCTCACACCAGCTGAGCCTTTGCCTTTTCCCCCAAGACAACATACTTATTTTCCTTATCAGAACCTAGCAATTACAAATAAAGCAATAATGAACTAATTCCTCAAGAATAGATATACTTAATATTAAACAATCTAGCATTATACCAGAATTCAACTTATGCATATCCCTGCTTATCTTGACAGATGTAGAATTGATTCCACCACAAAGACCTTTGTCTGCGGAAATGGTAACAATAACATTCTTCTTGACATCAATACCTGAAGCAAACTTTACAGATGTTACCAGCCATTTATTGAAATCTAATTGACTGCTTAAAGTTGACTGCATCAAATTACAAACTCCGGTGCAACTAAAGGTATCTCACAAAGTCTCATCAACGACACACATTTCCACAAGATAATTATTCAGTTGTTGCATCAAATACATAGAACATTGACAATGGATTGAAAATCAAGAGGCAGAGAGAGGCAAACAatttcatttaatcattttccCACATTTATCAAGTATGTCAACTCAAAATATTCTGGGAATAGCATTCTCATAATATGATCCATCCCTATCCTTCAACCATTTTCTCTCATTCACTGATTCAAGAATTTGGTTAGATCCAAACAATCTAATCATGAACTTACTAGGAGTGTCACCAAGAAGGGCAGTAAATGGCTGCCATAGGCCGCGTGAATTTTCAGCTCTAGTTTGAATAACTCTGAGCTTTGAAGCAGCAACCATCTTCATAGCCTTCGTAATCTTCTGAATATTTTTGACACTCTTCATACAATAAAATTGTAGCACCAAAGCCTCAAGAGAAGCTGCTTGGAGCTCGTATAAGAGGCAAATGTTATTACCTTTGTGTCGGAATGCTTGTGGCCGTTTGCCTTCTGGTAGTATTAAATTGGATAATTAAGAATATGTTAGTGGGCTGGATTTGAACCGTTTCAAATGGGCTGAATTTGAGTGGTTGTGGGCTGATCAATTAATTATGGCTATTTAGTGTGATGTTTTAAATGAGGGGTTACTTTTATTTTGGATAACAACACAGATTTTTATTAacgaaaaagataaaataataaaaacacagatttctatttatttaattaaaaaggaaaaaaaaagattttcaaaTGGTGGCCATTGGGGGCTGCCACATCAGCGGTTTTGGattcacatttatatatatatatagattcttcattttttgtttctttgatttattactttttgttttctttgatcTGATTTTTGCACGAGAGGGAtgtataatgaaaaatgttagATATTTTGCATAGTTTGATTTTGTGAGGTAAAATAATTTGACATGTCTaattatcattatcacttttgttctattttaattatacatttgatattattagtttggattgttgatgatacaaatcatgattttttatagaaaaaataatttgttcattttctctTTTGCTTCTCTCTGTACTTTcctcttcaaatcatatataactaaatatttttaaatattttttgcttgattagttaactataattttatgtcttcttgttgttattattgtaagGATTGTTTATAATTCTCCGGTTAAACCTCCAATGCAATAAGAGGTGATTGGTTccttatcaacttaattagttcATTGAAGAAATGccaatatatcttatttttaatttcttctaaCAATATCTTCCTCCTCACTAGCTATAAAAatgttatacaaatatataataaatattagtaataaaaaaagtattatatcacatctcaatataaagtaaataaaatacgAAATATTAAATAGAAACATGTTATATAGCGAAGAATCAATAAATCGATTCCTCTTATAATTTCGTATCTCACAATCACATCATAATGATATGgtaaaaactaaataattttcgcgttgcattatttattatattatttatatatagaaattatttata
The window above is part of the Solanum pennellii chromosome 5, SPENNV200 genome. Proteins encoded here:
- the LOC107019838 gene encoding ATP synthase subunit gamma, mitochondrial-like, whose translation is MKMVAASKLRVIQTRAENSRGLWQPFTALLGDTPSIDVKKNVIVTISADKGLCGGINSTSVKISRDMHKLNSGSDKENKYVVLGEKAKAQLV